The genomic segment tggacagatgagaccaaactggagctttttggtaaggcacatcaactctatgttcatagactcaaaaaccaagcatacgaagaaaagaacactgtccctacggtgaaacatggaggaggctcagtaatgttttggggctgctttgctgcatctggcacagggtgtcttgaaagtgtgcaaggtaagatgaaatctgaagactatcaaggcattctggagagaaatgtgctgcctagtgtcagaaagcttggtctcagtcgcaggtcatgggtcttccaacaggacaacgatccaaaacacacagccaaaaacacccaagaatggctgagagaaaagcgttggactattctaaagtggccttctatgagcccagatctgaatcccattgaacatatgtggaaggagctgaaacatgccatttggagaagacacccatcaaacctgagacaactggagctgtttgctcatgaggagtgggccaaaatacctgtggacagctgcagaacgctcattgacaaatacagaaatcgtttaattgcagtgattgcctcacaaggttgtgcaacaaaatattaagttatgggtaccatcatttttgtccagccctatttcattagtttgttttttttaaataattatgttaatcaacaattcaaaagtgatggctgattttgattatctgattttcaataaatttttatttattgttacttttgtgagtttcaagtgatttcagtgagaattgtgggtttttccttctttaactgaggggtaccaacaattttgtccacgtgtgtaactgtgtaaaaaattaaaaacaaaaaaataaacagaccaaactgtaaataacgttcacatcaaaaatctgtatttttatacatggtaatttttttctttaataatttgtgacaataaatatacagtattactgtatttatatcagcaaaaatatcttcattttttccagatatttgctgttagtTTCACAGTTTTCAAACGTTTCACTAGTAAACATTCTTCTGTCAGATCTTCACAAGTTGTTTTACAGGCTTTATTTTACAGTGCAACATCTCCATGAGAGTAGAAATGAACtgaacatttgaacattttgaggATGTTTGGATGATGTCAGATTATATTCCATGATAACTAAAGAAGAATGTTCTCAAAATCACAttcagaaaatattattttaaataacattcagaaaacattcagaaaatgtgttaCTATACCATAGAAGACAGACCGTTCCAGTAATGtgatgtttatatatatataagataaaatgttctgaggatgttctgGAGACGTTACTATAGAACATTCTTCTATAAAATATTCCTAGTGTTACATGTTGACAAAGAAAGGATGTTCTCAATACAATATTCAGAAAATTTACTTTATGTTGcttttaagaagaacattctgggaactaaaagaaaacttccTCATAAAAATATTAccagaactttgcagaactttctctgAATGTTTTAAAACTAGAAGACTTGCGGCTGTGATGTTTTCTAAGcatccagcaggtggcagcacCTCACCTGAGCTTCTTTGTTCTGTTTCAGGTTTCACTGAATTCAGACTGAACATCGGCCGCTGGTGAATCAGTGATCACCGATCGATTGATCCGTTCAGATCAGACTGTTTCACAGAGTAAACACCTGATTCTTTATCAGATCTGGAACAAATATTCAGATGCTTTACTTCAGTTAACTACAACAAAGTAAAACTACCCCAtcactacaattctacaatttcatttagcagacgattttgtccaaagtgacgtacaacacaagcaagaattcagacataaggaaaaacctgtagtaagtgcttcaagtgcttcaagtgcaattggtcaaaggtgttgccatcaagttgcagaagaacccccccccccccccccccccccctttttttttcaactttgtcagcgctaaataagtgctgggttttggaccacctgacttattttACCCCTAAGGTGAAGTCAGATTAAGTGGTGAtttctgaacaattgagtcttcaattgtctcttaaaagtagaaagggactcagcagaacacacagagtttggttccaccatttgggaacaacagaggacaagagtctggctagagatatcgagccgtgatgggctggaagcaccggcgtctctcacatgcagagcgaagtgggcgtgaaggggagtagacctggatcagggaatccaggtaggctggggccgttacTGCAGTAAACTCCTGCTGACTGATGATCAGATTATTAACAGAGTTTAGGCTGGAGCCACTTTACCCATTTATATCCactttatacatttattttaacattttgggatgttttgttcacattttgagactttttgtttcttcttttaagtcatgttttattaaaacCTTTGGGGACTTTTTACTGaatgtggcagagttatgtgacgatcggtagacgtttgtccttctgtttgcCGTTCTGTGTGCaactttactcaaaaatgggcttaaagatttggattaaattttcagggaaggtcagaaatgacacaaggaccacctcattagattttagaagtgatgcggcttatagtctggatccatggatttgttaaagatttctgtatcattgcgagatagcaacacagtgtcactgtaactatgacaacaactgaacactatgtcagctacctgctgacgatcacatgattgcaatcctacgaTAAATCGATTGCTGGagttattgggacttatccatcggaaatcattCGACTGAACAGCTTTAGTGGaatactgtgctctctgattgtttttcttgtttttaaataattatcaaAGTTTAACTACTTTTTCTATATGTTTTTGGGGCTTCTGTAAGTTTCTTAGCAGCAGGTTACTGTTGGAACTGCTGCCATGGTTAGTTCAGCAGGTCTTTATCAGGCAGAACCAACTGTTCTCACTATGAGGTGTTTCATCTACCGGGTGTCACTGCACGAAGGGGCAGAGCCTCAGGTGTCCATGAAAAGGTTTATTGCACTTCTACTGGATCCAGCTTGGATGACACGGCTACTGGTTTGACTCTGGTTCTGGTCTTTCTATGTGAAGTTTCTATGTTCTCCCTTTGGTTCCCTGAAGGAGTTTCTGAGTGGACCAGATTGGTTCTTGTTCTAAACACCTGACTGCACTCACCTGTGGGACAAACACTTGTGATGCATCAGATTTAAATTGGGCTCAAAGAAAccatcatgatttgaagcagcaggttagggttaggttaatGATGGTTACCTATCATCATTAGCCATCCATTGACCATCAGTTCACCGTCATTCAACCATTACTAACCACCAGTGAACCGTTATTTGACCATCATTAAATCCTGACATTTAAACCAGATTATAAACTCACAGTAAACGCCCTGCAGTCACCGACTTCTCTGCAAAGCTGGTTAGCGTTTAGCTTCCTTTTATAGCTAGTTAATGCCGCTAGATACTTTTTTTACCTAGTCAGCATTTAGCTAACTTTAACTTGATTAAAGCTCAGATTTTAGCTGGATCAAAGGTCAGATTATGACTGGATCAAAGCTCAGATTTTGGCCGGATTCAAACTCAAATTTGAACTGGATTAAAGATCAGATTTGAAATGGATTAAAACTCAGATTTTAGCTGGGTTAAAGCTAAAATTTGAATTGGATTAAAGCTCAGATTTTAACTAAATTGAAGCTCAGATTTTAGCTGGATCAAAGCtcagattttttctgaattgaaGCTCAGATTTTAACTGGATTAAGGCTCAGATTTAGATGGATTAAAGCTAAGATTTAAAGATGTGCACTGTCAACGTGCAGGAAGCTGATTCACAGTTCTAGCAGCTGTTTGTGAGGATTAATGATGAAGATTTTAatctttctgtttcagtttcacTGTTACTGTGGTTTAAATTAAAGCTAAATTAGTGTGTTGACGACCACTAGATGTGTTTGGTTCTAAACGTGACAcctgctcagtgtgtgtgtatttattgtagTTGTGTGTCAGTGCATTAACGTGTTTCTATTCTCATTCTATGTACTCTGATCTTCATTTATGGCTCCCAGCTTCAGGCTCCGCCCCCTTCTTTGCACTATGTGTTCACGCGCCCTTCTCttcgctctgattggctgacaccTGGAGCTGACCAATCACAGGGCTCCTTCCTTCGGGGGCCCGGCGTGTCCACGCTGTGTCCACGTGCTGCTCAGTGTAGGAGTAACGGGACACCggacagtaacacacacacacacacacacagacacacagtccgGTATAAAACTGGATCCTCTGTTTACCGACAGAGGCACCGAGAACTCCGGTGATTCATCAGCTGTATTTTAAGATAGATCCAGACTAATTAACActaattattaaattatattgtattatattacatTAAATCAGGCtatattatattaaattaaaaaccaTGGTTCTGACAGCGGGTTCCCGGCTACAGCTCTTCCAGCTGCAGTTCTCGGATGCCGGACGCTCCTTCTACAGCAGCGGGGACAAACTGAGCGGCTATGTGCAGCTTCAGGCAGCGCAGCCCTGCAGGCTCTCCGGCCTCCGGGTCACCGCCGCCGGCTGTGCCCGCGTCGAACACCGCGGAGGAAAGAACCGGAAGAACCGCAGCCAAGAGGTGGAATACCTGAAGTATGAGGAGGAGCTGCGGCTAGAGGAGGAGCTGAGCACAGGTCAGACTCACCTGGGCCTCAAATAGGCCTACCAGCAGGAAGAATTAATCTGACCAATCAATAACGGAATCGGTGTTTTAATCAGACATGAACTCAGAATGATcgaatcaatcaatcagaaaCTGAtagaaataaatcaataaacatCTCAGATGTCAGATTTTTCTCAGGTTAATTGCgatttcatattttgtaggtTTAGATGTTTCTGCTAACACAATCATCTGAGGAAAACTGGTGTTTAATCAATCTGGTAAATTAATCAGCAGGTGAATTTAAATCCAGAAATCTAATGTGTGTTTCTCTAATTAAAtgttcaataaaaacagaagtttGAGCTCAACTTTATGTTTACTGATTCACTAGTTTTGTATTTAGGCTAGCTCTTTCACAGCCACAGAAACGTCTTGTTGTTCTCAGGAAGCTGCAGATGAAAATagtccaaaaacaaactgagctCACAGCAGCTGCTGTTATATAACACTGAGCTcacttctgattggttcacacaGCTCAGGTGTAGAGTACACACCTCCTCGGTAGTTAGAACAAGTGAATAAGAATGAACTGAATGAGTGAAGTCAGTGTTAATGAAGACAAACGCTGTTGAtccaaacattttatttcttagtATTTTAGATTCACTGTAATAAACAACAaagcagaaacaggaagttTGATTATTAAAGAAGCTGTTTGTTAAattcctgttttgttgtttcagatTCTGACGGCTGCTTCCTGCTGCCAGCAAACAAAACCTTCAGGTTCCAATTCGGCTTCGAGCTGCCACCACCAGGGTGAGATTGATTTctgatcagttattgattaaATATCGGTCAGTTATTGATTAGTCACTGGTGACCCCACTGACACTACTCTGCTTTTTTCAGGCGTCTGGTTTCATCCTTCAAAGGGAAGTTTGGTTCAGTGCGTTACTATGTGAGGGCGGAGCTTCAGAGGCCCTCCCAGCATGCTTTGCAGTGTGAGAAGGAGTTTGAAGTGGAGGAGCCGCTGGATGTGAACCAGGCCGACCTGCTGGTACTGCCCCTGATCACACCGGATCAATAATCAAACATGCAGCCCGATGTGTCAACGCAACACATTTAAGACTTTAACTAAAATACACCAGCCAACGATGAGTCGTAGAATAATCCTCTCCCTCCTCAGGCTCCGGCTGCAGCCTCCAAACAGAAGAAGGTCACCTGCATGTTTATTCCTGACGGTCAGGTGTCCATCACTGCTCAGATCGACAGGAAGGGGTTCTGCGAGGGCGAAGACATCAACATCAACGCCAAGTTTGAGAACACGTGTTCACGGATCGTGGTACCAAAGGCTGCCATCATCGCCAAGCACTCGTACGCGGTGAACGGATCCACCAAGGTGAGGCTGGAGACAGTTCAACAATTGAGGGTTTTAGAGGAGGTCTGAgctctggttctactggttccattggttctaatggttcttctggttcaggTTCTGCGTCAGAAGCTGTCAGCAGTCCGAGGGAACCACATCATCTCCGGGATGTGTGACAT from the Acanthochromis polyacanthus isolate Apoly-LR-REF ecotype Palm Island chromosome 12, KAUST_Apoly_ChrSc, whole genome shotgun sequence genome contains:
- the LOC110946948 gene encoding thioredoxin-interacting protein-like — its product is MVLTAGSRLQLFQLQFSDAGRSFYSSGDKLSGYVQLQAAQPCRLSGLRVTAAGCARVEHRGGKNRKNRSQEVEYLKYEEELRLEEELSTDSDGCFLLPANKTFRFQFGFELPPPGRLVSSFKGKFGSVRYYVRAELQRPSQHALQCEKEFEVEEPLDVNQADLLAPAAASKQKKVTCMFIPDGQVSITAQIDRKGFCEGEDININAKFENTCSRIVVPKAAIIAKHSYAVNGSTKVLRQKLSAVRGNHIISGMCDIWQGKTIRVPKLKPTLLGCDIIRVDYALMIYLHIPGSEKLVLELPLVIGTVPFSGVGSRTSSMSSQAGSMSSWSSFPSAPPSYSNIHRDLRVDGPRTPLLHDYDDGDEDDEDGLFMRAPEVRYQPPPYREVDDDSVSPPQAVQVF